The Quercus lobata isolate SW786 chromosome 4, ValleyOak3.0 Primary Assembly, whole genome shotgun sequence genome segment TTTTTAGAATCtagttttttgtaatttaaatcaGTATGCTTGTTTGTTGTgtctttgtatttattttattataaccatatgtgtgtgtataaatcTAGATATGTAtaatcattttcaattttactttgtttttatttatttgctatGAATTTTTCCTCACATCAACGCTTGAAACTGGCTTAATTTAGTATTTAGCTCTAAATATCCTCACATTGGATTTATTGTAACATAGAATTGAGGATATTGTAAAGATGTAACCCTAAAAGGTTTTATCTTATGAATGCAGGCCGTCAGGCCGAATCGCATAACCTTCGTgatctctctcttctctcttgcGTCCACTTCTCTACATCAATCTCTACAATTTAATCTTTAGATTTTAACATGAAGAAAGGAATTTTAAGGTAAGATTTCAATTTCAATCTTTAGTTTAAATGACTTGAATAGGTATAAGATgacaatagattttttttatagtaatgaAATTTATAAAGGGCTTTGTTCCTTATATCACTAGGTGTACTTGAAATCATAATATCACAACTATTTTTCTTCTAGCAAAATTTTGAAAgcttttaattataaatttctgTTTATAGTAGCAATATTCTTCAAAAACAgaagaatataaatatatatatatatatatatatattaaatcttCAAATCCAAACACAGCATTGATTTGCATTGCTGCAGCTTATGGCATTGTCATGTTCTGAATTTGCCTTAGATAATGGCTTCTTGTTCTTGGTCCTTTATTCATATGCAATTAAGTAGAATTccagtatttgatttttttttttttttttttttggtcttttttggaaataatggCTGGTTCTACTTAATGGAATTGGTGCATATTGAAAATGCTTTCATGACACTTTCAACATTCTTTATGCTTCAGAAAAATCGCTCAAATGGTATATTAAACTTAGATCTCCATTATTCtagttccttttatttttatttttattttttatgtgcttAAAAAATGTACCTAGAATTTAAATattccttcttccttttttccctttaatttgAATCGGTGCAGTTTGCTAATAAGGTGTAGAGTGCATTGGTAATCCTCCAAGTTCCATGATCCATCATTGGCTTACAAAATTATGATAACCTTTAATCTACTTTTCATTTGCTTCTTGGATGGAGATAGTCCTATAGCCATTAACCAGGTCTCACCTACTTGATAATAAGCTAGATCTTTACAACATGCCCCTTTCATGCTTAAGaaaccttttattattttcatcatGAATCACATTTAGTTCTTTGCATTATTTAAAGTTGTTGTAAGATTTCACATTTTATATGAAGATTGCCAAAGACCCATCTGGGAGAGACATCAACGCGCTTCAACAGCACATAGAGAATCTTCTAACTCCATCCACACTTTTCTTCAACACTCTTTACGATCCATACAGAAAGGGTGTTGACTTCATCCGTGGATACCCTTTCAGTCTCCGCGAGGGTGTCCCTACTGCTGTTTCTCATGGCCTCTGGCTCTACATCCTTGACTATGATGCTCCTACCCAACTTATTAAGCCAAGGGAGAGAAATACCAGGTATATGTACCAGGGATATGTATACATCTGTCTAAACGCTCCATTTGTTTCGctgtaaaatgttttcaatgAACATATGCTCCTTTAGCACAGGCCAAATGTATATATTATTGTgctacttaatttttaaaaaagggtGGGAAAATTACTTCTCTGTGTGTCGAAGATTTattcttatgttatttattatgGGCTTCATTTATCACTGCCAATGTGTGAAATATAATAAGTGGCGCAAACGCAATCGTAATTTGACAAGAAAactagtagtagtagtagtagtaaaataaataaataaataaataaatatatatatatatatatatatatatatatagacagtCTCTCTGTCATATGTCATCACAGAAAATACCTGTAATCAAATTCCCACTACAGTCTAATCCTGTTGGGCGGTTATCATTTTTCTATACCTTTTATTAATAGACGGTAATTTGTCTACTAGTTTCACTTAAATAATGTTACCATACAAACTCAAATCAAATCAAGCTCtaactcaaaatttgaaaaatggttactcaaatttctaaaaaaaggcTAATAATGCCTGTTTTAATCTGACAGAACCATCAGATCTCACAATTGCATCCCTTGCATCTGTGTGTTGCAAAACCCAATTTTGTTGAAGACTTTATTACAGAGTAATTGATGCACACTCCCACCAATTTTCAAGATCAAGCTGCTTTCTTGCAATAATTTTCAAGCCATTCCATTGTAACACTTTTTGGCCTCTCTAGTGGCAGTCCAAGAGCTCGGTCCCATATCAGCTGaacaacaaaagagaaaatacaaTTCAAATAAACTCATAAAAGAGCTGCATCAGAGAATAACTGCAAATAAAAGTAGGGGAAAAATATAACCTGAGAGCAGATACCAATACTTCTTGACACACCAAAAAGGACGGTAAAATATCTGTCCACcgaattaaaaattataatcatCTCTCCCACTCTAATAGTCATAGAATGTCCAAATGAAGAATAATCACCGGTAGTTCAGATGTAAATGAAATATCATACCTTGCTTCAGTTAAACCAAAATGGTTCAGCAGCACCCCACTATGAGCATCAACGTTGGGCCATGGATTTTTAACCTACAACAAttccaaaaccccaaaaacaGTCAGCTTTATATCCCTGTCATTTGGCTTTATTTATAAGTTAATTGGATGAAACCAGAATATAGACAGATGATCTTTGaggaaaattttccaatttagCATGTGGTGGGAGGTTAAAGCTCCAAATTTCCCAGCAAAATTATAGGTTGGGTGGGAAAAGAATCACTCTAAATTTTAATAGGGGAGACACGATAGAAACATAAACGTGGAGAACCATGCAGCTAATCTTGAATCTCATCCACATTACAGCAATAAGGACCATGTTATAGAACCTTCTAACGTGTCTACTCTAAAGACTATTTCCACTTCAATATCATGTGAAAGACACATATAACAATGTAAATGATCTGAGTTTCAGCAACATAAGGGTCACTCGATGACTATACCTTGCCTAGTTCGGTAAGAATGGGAGGGACAACTTCATAAAGCTTGGAAACCTGTGATTAACACATTAGATTAGCTCATGaagaaaattaccaaataaaatgCAGTGTGCCATAAAATGGCACACCCTTGTTAATGTCAAGGTTCTATAATTAAGGCATGAGGGATAACCAGCTGGAACAGTGGATCATCAGGCAAGTGCTTCAATGCAAACTCTCTTTGACATGTGTATCTTGGATCTGTCTTACGCAAAACTCCATGCCCAAATCCAGGGACAACCTGCAAATTCAGAATAGAAACAACATGAACTAGAGACtaaaattcaacaatttttCAGGCCAAGGCTTCcaatagaaataataatttaaaatgggGAAAGTGATGATTTGGAGTTAAGGAAGTCAGAACTcagaagaaaaactaaataaaatatattaagacCTCAAGTTGCAAGTCAATTCAGTACTGCAACTTCCCAAAGTCAGCATAAACAGAAAAGCAGAGAGCAAAGAAATTATTCAAAGAGGAACAAGATGATAAGATATGGAAAAGAAACTGACTGCAAGAATAACAAGGTAGAAAGTTAAAAGAATAAAGAGGTGTTCTCTGGCTTTAAATGTGGTCAATTGGCTTTTGCATTGAACTAATAGACACAACATTTGAAGAGggatcaaataaatatatatatattttgaaataaaagatagggatcaaataaatattaatagtgGTTAAAAGAAGTACCAGGGAAATAACTCAATAAGCTGTATCATGCCTAGAGGCCTGAATGGCCTGAAATTAAATGAGAGAAGTAACAAGAACTGTACTTCCTATTCAAATTAAACTGTATGTTAGACTGGTTTTGGAAGAGCTGAATAGAATGTTAACCAGAATTACAACACATAAGTGAAAGGAACCAAATGCATGTTGTCCCATTGTCAAGAGTCAAACGAGATAAGCAAGTGCTCTCAAGGTCAAGCAGACTTCAAACCACTCAGCTAAATTAAACCTCCACACTAAGATGTGATAGCTTCAAGACAATACTAACCTTGCCACCTTTTAAAGTTTTCCAGACATATTCTTTCAACTGATCTACGGTTATGTTCTCTCCACACTCATCAACAACAGATTTGATCCAAATCAGAACCTCCTGCAATCACAGTATCAAGGAAATCAGAGacagaaaaacaacaaaaatcatcTGCAAGCAGATAAGAAGACGTATCACCATGACAAGAAATTTAGAAACATAGAACAAggtttggctacaaacttgaAGTTTTCCCTAAAAATTCATTTAGATagtaattttaaagttttttccTAACTCTTTGtatctaaaattgaaaaaaagtcAAGAAAGTATGAAACAAAAAAGGGAAGGTGCCTAAAATAGCAATCCCTCATAAGAGAACAGATAACTTCTTAGAAACTAGAGTATACAAGGCACTGATAATTATGAGGAGATAAGCAAAAGAACAATCAAGCAGCTAAGCATTTATAAATGTTCATCAACAGCAAAGAGTAACCTGCATTAAGCTTTATGTACAATTATACATCACTTTATACAATAAACACCAACACAAATATTAAAAGAAGGGTGGGGAAGGGGAAACTTATAACAGTTTTTTCTAGAATAACAGATAATATCACAACAGAAGATTCACACCTGATTAGCCAAACCATGGAGTGGTCCAGCCAAACCATTTAATGCTGCAGCAAATGAAAGATAAGGATCTGAAAGTGCACTAGCAACCTGAATTCAGTAGGACATCAACTGAACATCAGCATTTAGCTGTACAAAAAGTTTatgatgaaaaaagaaaaacaaatgaaatgTCATAATATCAATTAAACATTCATAAATTTTAGCACTGTTACATATATTTTAGGATTCTTATTGCATAACTTGTGATTAAggcaaaaattaattaattaaaatgcttAGAAGAAAACCAAGGTAACTTACAAGGTGGCCAGTGTGAGCACTAACATTTCCACCTTCATGATCACTGTAAACACAATATTGAATAACAAGTTCAGTCACACCATTGTCTATTTACCAATATGTTTTGCGTTCAGAAGtgaatattatataaaatagttagGAGACCTTCATGTACACATCCTGTGTACATGAGGTTTCCCttccattataattttttttttatattcttcatcaacacatcacacacacacacacacacacacacacacacaaacctgTGGATGGTGACATAAAGTCTCATAAGCTCTAGCATTTTGGGACTATCAAATCCCAACATATGTGAGAAATTTGCACCATAATCCAGTGAGTCATCGAGTGGTATAACTTGGCCATCTTTGTATATCCTTCaacaaataggaaagaaaataaatccaaaaatgattcaagaccatccaaaaacaatatcatgtAAGGAGTCAAGGAGTCAGTAGAGATATGGTCAGATATGGGCCTCTATCAGGTCAAAAAACTAGTGCACCGAAAAATTCAAAGAGAGCAAGGGATAGACCTCTGCCTGTGGGTTGGGGGTGGAGACCATGTCAAAAAGTCAACTATGTTTTGCCCATAGACAGGCCAAGTTCACTTCAATGGCAAAGAAAATTACAGATATTTTGTCTGTGGCAGCAGGCAACCATGGGCTGCTGCCAGCAGCATGCAGCCCTGGCTTGCTGCATGCATGGGCTGTGGCCAGCAGGCTATGTCAGCAGCAAGCACCCATGGCTTGTTGCGAGCGTGGGCAGCCATGGACTGATGCCAATATGTCATAACAGCAGCAAGCAACCATGGCTTGCTGCATGAGTGGGCACCTATCCTtgcatttaacattttttttttttaaataataaattacaaaaggAAATTATGTCTATTTGTACACCAGAAGGGACCATCCTTACATTTAACATTTATAAAAGCTTTTATAACATCAAGTTTACCATCATTCCAGATCCAGTCCAAAATGCAATTACACCAAATTTTGATAATCAATGAGAAATAATATCCTTGCTTACCTGCGGTAGACATAAGCAGCCACTAATGGCACTCGAGCAATCAAATTAAGAGAGTCCTCATATGTTGGTTCCCAATACCTAAAGACAAAGTATATACAAgcttagtaaattaataggtcAAATTAGAAAAACATATGCACTTAAAAGAGCCTTACTTAGATTTATGAATCCCCTTCTCGTATGCCTTCTGGAATTCACTGTGAACCTGAAGGACAATGTCAGGTCATTCAATAATTGTAAGTATATCATctactttaagaaaatcaataaaaccAACCAAAAGTATTGTTAACTCAATGTGTCACTTGGCTCACTTCCTAGTTTAATAATTTAGCTTCTCATTGCTTCATTTAAGAGcacaagaaatattttttaatacaaggtGCCTTTATAACGAGATgtaaggagaagaaaataagatctccaaaataattaaactgtggaaaaacaaaaacatatgcAGGTAATTAATAAGAACCCCAAGAAGCATTGATTGAGTAACAGCTCCACACAAAGACATCTAAGGTGAGAAAATTGGTCTTCACCAGGGTGGATTACTAAGATCAAGCAAAATAAAAGCACATCAATATTCAATGgaactcttaaaataatttttagttgatTACTCTAAATCTAAAAAGCATGGACACAGGACatgacaatttttgaaaaattagaggACAACAAGGTGGGAATACAACAACAAATTAATTATCTTTAGGAATaaagttttcaaataaaaaataaatatcaatgtCTTTAAAAAGATATCTAAAACCAAAGATAATTTTATTCCCCTCCCAACACACTAAGGACAGGCATACATGAGTATCCCTGGCGTGTATGACACAGACAAGCCAATGGTTTTGGAGTGTCATCCTTTTTAACCGAAATTCAAGTGTGATTAAATTGGTCTATATAGACTCTCTTTGATAAAAGGACGGTAAAGAATGGCTTTCAAAGTACTATTTTTGGAAACAATATGAAGAAAAGATGCATAAAAGATTCTATAGATGAGGAGGAGACCAAACATTCTATTGAGTTGTGATCCCTAAGATTTTACTATAGAACTCAGGCAAACTCCTACAATGTTGCAACAACGAGAACGAAACCAAATGATTACAGTAATGCAAATTCAAATTGACGAAGAAGACTGGCTCGCAAAAGAACCAAATAGGGGAAGAATAAAAGGTGTATTAATTAAACAATAGTGTACATCCAGAAATCCATTTACCAACCTGGAGGGCCATAACACCTGTTGCAAATTGAGTCATTGGATGAGCTGTAACAGGTAGAGCATCGATGGCCTTGTACACAAAATCTGCAACCAGAAA includes the following:
- the LOC115987417 gene encoding citrate synthase, mitochondrial, producing MFRSVSLLSKLRSRLGQQPSLKDSVRWLQIQSSSSDLDLRSQLEELIPEQQERLKKLKAEHGKVQLGNITVDMVLGGMRGMTGLLWQTSLLDPDEGIRFRGLSIPECQKVLPAAKPEGEPLPEGLLWLLLTGKVPSKEQVDALSKELRSRAVIPDFVYKAIDALPVTAHPMTQFATGVMALQVHSEFQKAYEKGIHKSKYWEPTYEDSLNLIARVPLVAAYVYRRIYKDGQVIPLDDSLDYGANFSHMLGFDSPKMLELMRLYVTIHSDHEGGNVSAHTGHLVASALSDPYLSFAAALNGLAGPLHGLANQEVLIWIKSVVDECGENITVDQLKEYVWKTLKGGKVVPGFGHGVLRKTDPRYTCQREFALKHLPDDPLFQLVSKLYEVVPPILTELGKVKNPWPNVDAHSGVLLNHFGLTEARYFTVLFGVSRSIGICSQLIWDRALGLPLERPKSVTMEWLENYCKKAA